From one Streptococcus oralis genomic stretch:
- the cls gene encoding cardiolipin synthase — MTARKMQLLMSKYGFSITIMLAELFIVFGLFLYLGQMAPIVWIILVILVSLATIVSIVNRSMNPESKVTWLLVAFVPVFGPLLYIMFGERRLSKKEMKQLKQLQSMVDREDNSRALRLELKEQDKSAYGVIKSLLSMDTNADVYDRTDTQFFASGESMWHQMLEDLKKAEKFIFLEYYIIEEGLMWNSILEILEEKAAQGVEVKLLYDDIGCMATLPGDYTIQLRGRGIEAHKFNKVIPRLTVAYNNRDHRKIMIIDGQIAYTGGINLADEYINHIERFGYWKDSGIRLDGPAVKAFTRLFLSAWYINRGEISDFDQYHLENQPKDGMGLCIPYSSGPKPIYRAQVGKTVYQNLINQATDYVYITTPYLIADYDLTESIKNTALRGVDVRIVTPCIPDKKVIQLVTRGAYPDLLSAGVRIYEYSPGFLHSKQMLVDGEVATVGTINFDYRSLLHHYENAVLLYRTQSIIAIERDFEEIFKVSQEIYPHTIKTSWYQSLVKEIVQLFAPML, encoded by the coding sequence ATGACAGCTAGAAAAATGCAGCTACTCATGTCCAAATATGGTTTTAGTATTACCATCATGTTGGCAGAGTTGTTTATCGTCTTTGGTTTATTTCTCTATCTAGGGCAAATGGCTCCAATTGTCTGGATTATCCTGGTCATTTTAGTGAGTTTAGCGACCATTGTATCGATTGTCAATCGGTCTATGAATCCTGAGAGTAAGGTAACATGGCTGTTAGTAGCCTTTGTGCCAGTGTTTGGCCCATTGCTCTATATCATGTTTGGAGAGCGTCGTTTATCTAAAAAAGAAATGAAGCAGCTAAAGCAGCTCCAATCAATGGTTGATCGAGAGGACAATAGCAGAGCTCTCCGTTTGGAGTTAAAGGAACAAGACAAATCAGCTTACGGAGTTATCAAATCACTCCTTAGCATGGATACGAATGCCGATGTCTATGATCGAACGGATACACAATTTTTTGCATCTGGGGAAAGTATGTGGCATCAGATGCTAGAGGATCTCAAGAAAGCTGAGAAGTTTATCTTTCTCGAATACTATATCATCGAAGAAGGTTTGATGTGGAATAGTATTTTGGAGATTTTGGAAGAAAAGGCAGCTCAAGGAGTAGAGGTGAAGCTTCTCTATGATGATATTGGTTGTATGGCAACCTTGCCTGGAGATTACACCATCCAGCTTCGTGGTCGAGGGATTGAAGCCCACAAATTTAATAAGGTGATTCCACGTTTGACCGTTGCTTATAACAACCGTGATCACCGTAAAATCATGATTATCGATGGTCAAATTGCCTATACAGGTGGTATCAATCTGGCTGATGAGTATATCAACCATATCGAACGCTTTGGTTATTGGAAGGATAGCGGTATTCGTCTGGATGGACCGGCAGTTAAGGCTTTTACCAGACTCTTTTTATCTGCCTGGTATATCAACCGTGGAGAGATTAGTGATTTTGACCAATACCATCTTGAAAATCAGCCAAAAGATGGGATGGGGCTCTGTATTCCCTATAGTAGTGGACCAAAACCCATCTACAGAGCTCAAGTTGGAAAAACGGTCTACCAAAATCTTATCAATCAAGCTACAGATTACGTCTATATCACGACTCCCTATCTAATTGCTGACTACGATCTAACTGAAAGTATCAAAAATACAGCTCTGAGAGGGGTAGATGTGCGAATTGTGACACCGTGTATCCCAGATAAGAAGGTTATTCAGCTAGTTACTCGAGGGGCTTATCCAGACTTGTTATCTGCAGGAGTTCGTATTTATGAATACAGTCCGGGATTCCTTCATAGCAAGCAAATGCTTGTCGATGGAGAAGTGGCCACCGTGGGAACCATCAATTTTGACTATCGGAGCTTGCTTCACCACTATGAAAATGCCGTCTTACTTTATAGAACGCAGTCTATCATCGCTATTGAAAGGGACTTCGAAGAGATTTTTAAAGTTTCTCAAGAAATTTATCCCCACACCATCAAAACCAGCTGGTATCAAA
- a CDS encoding 3-oxoacyl-[acyl-carrier-protein] synthase III C-terminal domain-containing protein gives MTEVKRHVEIAGYGICLPKHTVQFKDQTRYRVVENEETQLDLAEGAIHRALEHANLDIKDINCLVSASAVGVQPIPCTAALIHERVAKGLSIPAMDINTTCTSFISALSTMSHLIEAGEYNRVLLVSSEVGSLGLNPKQKESFELFSDGAAAFIFQKSHQEKGVIASLQRTWSEGAHDTEIRGGLTSFQPKEYSEATKTNYMFDMKGKKILLLSARKIPVMFEEFQEKTQLALADVDYIIPHQASRALPLVMEKLGVAEDQYLNLVTDYGNMVSVSVPFGLAYSLEHGLIKEGDVVYLMGTAAGMTVNMLALKL, from the coding sequence ATGACAGAAGTAAAAAGACATGTAGAAATCGCAGGTTATGGCATTTGCCTTCCAAAGCATACAGTTCAATTTAAAGACCAGACCCGTTATCGTGTAGTTGAAAATGAAGAAACGCAACTCGACTTGGCAGAAGGAGCTATCCACCGTGCACTTGAACATGCAAATTTGGATATTAAAGATATCAATTGCCTTGTATCAGCTAGTGCAGTTGGTGTTCAGCCTATTCCTTGTACGGCTGCCTTGATTCATGAGCGCGTGGCAAAAGGACTCTCAATTCCAGCAATGGACATCAATACGACCTGTACCAGCTTTATTTCTGCTCTATCGACTATGTCCCACTTGATTGAGGCGGGCGAATACAATCGTGTCTTGCTTGTGTCTAGTGAGGTTGGTAGTTTAGGGCTCAATCCCAAGCAAAAAGAAAGTTTTGAACTCTTTAGTGATGGGGCAGCAGCCTTTATTTTCCAAAAAAGTCATCAGGAAAAAGGGGTCATTGCTAGTCTCCAACGTACTTGGTCAGAAGGGGCTCACGATACGGAGATTCGTGGAGGTCTGACTTCTTTTCAACCAAAAGAGTACTCTGAAGCGACGAAGACCAACTATATGTTTGACATGAAGGGGAAGAAAATCCTCCTCTTGTCTGCTCGTAAAATCCCAGTCATGTTTGAAGAGTTTCAAGAAAAAACACAGCTAGCCTTGGCAGACGTGGACTATATCATTCCTCACCAAGCAAGTCGTGCTCTTCCTTTGGTCATGGAAAAACTAGGTGTGGCTGAGGATCAGTACCTCAATCTCGTCACTGACTATGGAAATATGGTGTCAGTCTCTGTACCGTTTGGCCTGGCTTATTCTTTGGAGCATGGACTTATCAAGGAGGGAGATGTCGTCTACCTTATGGGGACTGCAGCTGGTATGACGGTCAATATGTTGGCTCTGAAATTGTAA
- a CDS encoding F390 synthetase-related protein, producing MKKITFLKTFIQTRWLHHFKSREAVENYQKKQLTNYIDFLKRESPYFKNGVPSNFDHMDKAFMMEHFNELNTQGVDRDEALSLAIESEKTRDFTELKGEVAVGLSSGTSGHRGLFITTEKERSMWAAAILAKMLPKGQLFGHRIAFFLRADNELYQTINTALIRLEYFDIFKHTDEHIERLNNYQPTIIVAPASMLIELSKRLKAGELAIHPQKIVSVAEILEDSDRGRIAEAFSLSIIDQVYQATEGFLACTCSAGNLHLNEDIIFVEKQYLDDRRFYPVITDFKRSSQPVYRYQLNDILVENPEPCPCGSYYTRIDKVEGRSDDIFYFKGQNGGQVTIYPDFIRRCILFVENVGDYQVKQHSEKLVEVCLSRRDEDVETAILAQFQLLAQQKEFIVPQIQFSDYHWDISRKLKRIQRL from the coding sequence ATGAAAAAAATAACCTTTCTTAAAACCTTTATCCAAACTCGATGGCTTCATCATTTCAAATCTCGAGAAGCTGTAGAAAACTATCAGAAAAAGCAATTAACTAACTATATAGACTTTTTAAAGCGAGAGTCGCCCTACTTTAAAAATGGAGTTCCTAGCAACTTTGACCATATGGACAAGGCTTTTATGATGGAACATTTCAATGAGCTCAACACCCAAGGAGTGGATCGTGATGAAGCCTTATCCTTAGCTATTGAAAGTGAGAAGACCCGTGACTTCACTGAACTTAAAGGGGAAGTAGCCGTCGGTCTGTCTTCAGGGACGTCTGGACATCGGGGGCTCTTTATCACAACAGAGAAAGAGCGAAGTATGTGGGCTGCGGCTATCTTGGCAAAGATGTTGCCCAAGGGGCAGCTTTTTGGACACCGCATCGCCTTTTTCCTGAGAGCTGATAATGAACTCTATCAGACCATCAATACAGCGCTCATTCGTCTAGAGTATTTTGATATTTTCAAACATACAGATGAGCATATCGAGCGACTCAACAACTATCAACCAACGATTATTGTGGCGCCAGCCTCGATGTTGATTGAATTGAGCAAGCGTCTTAAGGCTGGAGAGTTAGCCATTCATCCTCAAAAAATCGTTTCGGTGGCGGAAATCTTGGAAGATAGTGATAGAGGACGAATCGCAGAAGCCTTTTCACTATCCATCATTGATCAAGTTTATCAGGCGACTGAAGGTTTCTTAGCCTGCACTTGCTCAGCTGGCAATCTGCATCTCAACGAAGACATTATCTTTGTGGAAAAGCAGTATCTAGATGACCGCCGTTTCTATCCAGTGATTACGGACTTTAAACGAAGCAGTCAGCCTGTTTATCGCTACCAGCTCAATGATATCTTGGTTGAAAATCCGGAGCCTTGTCCCTGTGGCTCCTACTATACACGGATTGACAAGGTCGAAGGACGCTCTGATGATATCTTCTACTTTAAAGGGCAGAATGGCGGGCAGGTAACGATCTATCCAGACTTTATCAGGCGTTGTATCCTCTTTGTGGAGAATGTAGGAGATTACCAAGTTAAGCAACATTCCGAGAAATTAGTGGAAGTTTGTTTAAGCCGAAGAGATGAGGACGTAGAGACAGCAATTTTAGCACAGTTCCAACTCTTGGCCCAGCAAAAAGAGTTCATAGTTCCTCAAATCCAATTTTCAGATTATCACTGGGATATTAGCCGTAAACTCAAACGTATCCAACGTTTATGA
- a CDS encoding MBL fold metallo-hydrolase → MSKIIESIDYFPAGYCTSYTGLLFKGVKNQKMTFPAGVFLIKHRDKGYLLYDTGYHYDIKTRLRYGFYRLGTPVQMTEKDQISRLLEAKGIKPEEINYVLLSHLHPDHLGGASFFPHATFILTKEVYEVYQKPKLKDLIFKEFLPASFEKNLTIIRADQQVSTFPYRPICDLFGDGSILVASVDGHARGQACLYFPDLNLLIAADLCWGIDLLPYTKQMHLIPSFVQDNKSDYIRGTEFLEEVLKDGIEVVVSHDPVERIESILHEKNNLS, encoded by the coding sequence ATGTCCAAGATTATCGAAAGCATTGATTATTTCCCAGCAGGCTACTGTACCAGCTACACAGGTTTGCTATTTAAGGGAGTCAAGAATCAAAAGATGACCTTTCCAGCAGGTGTTTTTCTTATCAAACACAGGGACAAGGGCTATCTCCTCTATGACACAGGCTATCATTACGATATTAAGACCCGGCTTCGCTATGGTTTCTATCGGCTAGGAACGCCCGTTCAAATGACGGAGAAGGACCAAATTTCACGTTTACTGGAAGCGAAGGGAATCAAACCAGAAGAAATTAACTATGTTCTTCTATCACACCTACATCCAGATCATCTGGGAGGAGCTAGTTTCTTTCCTCATGCAACCTTTATCTTGACAAAAGAAGTATATGAAGTCTACCAAAAACCCAAATTGAAAGACTTGATTTTCAAGGAGTTTTTACCTGCTTCTTTTGAGAAAAATCTAACCATTATCAGAGCTGACCAGCAAGTTTCAACTTTTCCCTATCGTCCAATTTGTGATCTTTTTGGAGATGGCAGTATCCTAGTAGCCTCTGTTGACGGGCATGCTAGGGGGCAAGCCTGTCTATATTTTCCAGACCTTAATCTCCTCATTGCAGCGGACCTCTGTTGGGGGATTGATCTCTTACCTTACACCAAGCAGATGCACCTGATTCCTTCCTTTGTTCAGGATAATAAGTCTGACTATATCAGGGGGACAGAGTTTCTGGAGGAAGTCTTAAAGGACGGTATCGAGGTAGTTGTTAGCCATGATCCTGTAGAAAGGATAGAGTCAATCTTACATGAAAAAAATAACCTTTCTTAA
- a CDS encoding NAD-dependent epimerase/dehydratase family protein, producing MKKVLVTGATGFLGKYVVEELSQQGYQVRAFGRNRKVGQSLENSSVAFFQGDLTKQEDLARACQGMDMVVHAGALSTVWGAWEDFYQTNVLGTKYVLDACREAGIQRLVYVSSPSIYAAPRDQLAIKESAAPQENNLNNYIRSKLASEKLFKDYPDVPSIILRPRGLFGIGDTSILPRVLKLSQKIGIPLIGDGRQLMDMTCVENVALAIRLALETPQASGEVYNITNGESRTFKDLIEETLRELGYPITYRKVPAPLLSVIASSLEFLYKVLKLKGEPPLTRYTYYLLRYSQTLDISKAERDLEYRPQISISEGIEQYVQDYRKH from the coding sequence ATGAAGAAAGTATTGGTAACAGGTGCTACGGGCTTTCTAGGCAAGTATGTTGTTGAAGAGCTCAGTCAGCAGGGCTATCAGGTACGCGCTTTTGGACGCAATCGCAAGGTGGGTCAGTCTTTAGAGAACTCCTCTGTGGCATTTTTTCAGGGAGATTTGACCAAGCAAGAGGATTTAGCTCGGGCTTGTCAGGGGATGGACATGGTTGTGCATGCGGGTGCTCTTTCTACCGTTTGGGGTGCTTGGGAGGATTTCTACCAGACAAATGTCTTAGGGACCAAGTATGTTCTGGATGCTTGCCGAGAGGCTGGTATTCAGCGTTTGGTTTATGTGTCCTCGCCTAGCATCTATGCTGCGCCTCGAGATCAGCTAGCTATCAAAGAAAGTGCTGCGCCTCAGGAAAATAATCTGAACAACTACATTCGTAGTAAGCTGGCTTCGGAGAAGCTGTTTAAGGATTATCCCGATGTTCCGAGTATTATTTTACGACCTCGTGGGCTTTTTGGGATTGGGGATACCAGTATTTTGCCCCGAGTTCTCAAACTCAGTCAGAAGATTGGCATTCCCTTAATAGGAGACGGTCGTCAGCTTATGGATATGACCTGTGTGGAAAATGTCGCTCTGGCAATTCGCTTGGCACTAGAGACTCCTCAAGCTAGTGGCGAAGTTTATAATATTACCAATGGGGAATCAAGAACCTTTAAGGATTTGATTGAAGAAACCTTGAGAGAGTTGGGTTATCCAATAACATACAGAAAAGTGCCAGCTCCTCTTCTTTCAGTTATTGCTAGTAGTTTAGAGTTTCTGTATAAGGTCTTGAAACTCAAAGGTGAACCGCCTCTGACACGCTATACCTATTATCTGCTCCGTTATAGTCAGACGCTGGACATCAGCAAGGCGGAGCGAGACTTGGAGTATCGCCCTCAAATCAGTATTTCGGAAGGGATTGAACAATATGTCCAAGATTATCGAAAGCATTGA
- a CDS encoding glycosyltransferase, translating into MRKIKIDVVVVPLSGHLFPTLNLLAPLLKDPLYEIRLFTGPQRKTVAEEMGFRVISILENCVDEFERVANNEGQLNLFSAYRQLSASLDLINVVSDQLVQEWQENRPDIVIADFITLSGGLVAEQLNIPWITTMATQFAIETTDGPPCFFGGLGSPKTSFQSGLQWLGRKGTRLGKRIVSFLLRERLKRYDFKLYNQKGQETIYSPYSILGIGMKELELKSGFPEHYLWVGPFGSSIERAENYPLDLSPYAGYKKVLVSCGTQLAWAKDNLLCQTQQLAEAHPDCHFFVTLGFGGQDFQCEELMDNVSVVSYLPYKEYIPQMDYVIHHGGAGIFYQCIIYGKPALILPHDYDQYDYAVRGLEAGIALTAKREDTEAIGRAFDELLARDDWADLNKLSRAAQIYQPTEILKSEIHRLLGDKEK; encoded by the coding sequence ATGAGAAAAATCAAAATTGATGTGGTTGTAGTACCCTTAAGTGGGCATCTCTTCCCAACACTGAATTTACTTGCACCCTTGTTGAAGGATCCCTTGTATGAGATTCGATTATTTACAGGACCGCAACGAAAAACTGTAGCAGAGGAGATGGGATTCCGAGTGATTTCCATTTTAGAAAATTGTGTAGATGAGTTTGAGCGTGTAGCCAACAATGAAGGTCAATTAAACCTGTTTTCTGCTTATCGACAGTTGTCAGCTAGTCTTGATTTGATCAATGTGGTTTCAGATCAATTAGTGCAAGAGTGGCAGGAAAATAGACCGGATATTGTGATTGCGGACTTTATAACCCTCTCTGGAGGACTTGTTGCGGAACAGTTGAATATTCCCTGGATTACCACGATGGCGACACAGTTTGCCATTGAAACGACAGATGGACCGCCTTGTTTCTTTGGAGGATTGGGCAGTCCAAAAACATCTTTCCAATCTGGTCTGCAATGGCTAGGAAGAAAAGGGACTCGTTTAGGGAAACGAATCGTAAGCTTTTTATTGAGAGAACGATTGAAACGTTACGATTTTAAACTTTACAATCAGAAAGGTCAGGAAACCATCTATTCACCCTATTCCATCTTGGGAATTGGGATGAAAGAGTTGGAGCTGAAAAGTGGTTTTCCAGAGCACTACCTTTGGGTGGGACCTTTTGGCTCTTCGATTGAGAGGGCAGAAAATTATCCCCTCGATTTGTCTCCTTATGCAGGTTATAAGAAGGTCCTTGTCTCCTGTGGCACTCAGCTAGCATGGGCCAAAGACAATCTCCTCTGTCAGACACAACAATTGGCAGAAGCACATCCAGATTGCCACTTCTTTGTGACTCTGGGGTTTGGCGGACAAGACTTCCAATGTGAAGAGCTCATGGACAATGTTTCTGTGGTATCCTATCTTCCCTATAAGGAGTACATTCCTCAGATGGATTATGTGATTCATCATGGTGGTGCGGGTATTTTTTACCAGTGTATCATCTATGGTAAGCCTGCCTTGATTCTCCCCCATGACTATGATCAGTATGACTATGCAGTTCGTGGATTAGAGGCAGGGATTGCTTTGACTGCTAAACGAGAGGATACGGAAGCGATTGGACGCGCCTTTGATGAGTTGTTGGCTAGAGATGACTGGGCAGACTTGAACAAACTTAGTCGTGCAGCTCAAATCTATCAGCCAACAGAGATTCTGAAGAGCGAAATACATCGGCTCTTAGGGGACAAGGAGAAGTAA
- a CDS encoding iron-containing alcohol dehydrogenase: protein MATFYVPAVNLIGKGVVNEVGPYIKELGYKKALLVTDKFIEGSDILPKVLKPLDAEGVEYVIFSDVEPNPTCKNVTDGVAALKEHGCDFIISLGGGSPQDAASCISIIATNGGKPQDYEGLHKSAKKGLPVVAINTTAGTSAEITINYVITDEERKVKMVMVDKNSLALISVNDPELMLSKPKGLTAATGMDALTHAVEALVTPGAYNVTKKLSIGAIELIKEYLPRAVANGQDIEAREGMVNAIFLGGMSFNNAGLGYVHSMAHQLGAVYNLPHGVCCAMLLPVVERENAKRVPEAFRNVAKALGLHVEGKTDQECADYAIAEIEKLSETVGIPKKLTELGIQEKDFDFDYLSKNALIDACAPGNPFMPTLEETIALYKELF, encoded by the coding sequence ATGGCTACATTTTACGTTCCGGCAGTTAACCTTATCGGTAAAGGTGTTGTAAATGAAGTAGGTCCGTATATCAAGGAATTGGGGTATAAGAAGGCCCTTTTGGTGACAGATAAGTTCATCGAAGGCAGTGATATTTTACCTAAGGTCCTAAAACCATTAGATGCTGAAGGGGTCGAATATGTGATTTTTAGCGATGTGGAGCCAAATCCGACTTGCAAGAATGTCACAGATGGAGTGGCTGCCCTGAAAGAGCATGGATGTGACTTCATCATCAGTCTTGGAGGAGGATCTCCTCAGGATGCGGCTAGCTGTATCTCTATCATCGCTACAAATGGTGGAAAACCACAGGACTACGAAGGTCTTCACAAGTCTGCTAAAAAAGGCTTGCCAGTGGTTGCAATCAATACAACAGCTGGAACTTCTGCAGAAATCACTATTAACTATGTTATTACTGACGAAGAGCGCAAGGTCAAGATGGTAATGGTTGATAAGAACAGCCTCGCCCTCATCTCTGTCAATGATCCAGAACTCATGCTTTCAAAGCCGAAAGGATTGACAGCAGCGACAGGTATGGATGCTCTTACTCACGCTGTCGAAGCCTTGGTAACACCAGGTGCTTATAATGTGACCAAGAAACTTTCTATCGGAGCGATTGAACTCATCAAGGAGTATCTTCCTCGTGCTGTGGCAAATGGCCAAGATATTGAAGCGCGTGAGGGTATGGTCAATGCCATCTTCCTCGGTGGTATGAGCTTTAACAATGCTGGTTTGGGTTATGTTCATTCTATGGCTCACCAACTCGGTGCGGTATATAACTTGCCACATGGTGTCTGCTGTGCCATGCTTCTCCCAGTTGTAGAACGTGAAAATGCCAAGCGTGTACCAGAAGCTTTCCGCAATGTGGCCAAGGCCTTGGGACTCCATGTTGAAGGGAAAACAGACCAAGAATGTGCTGACTATGCTATCGCTGAGATTGAGAAACTTTCTGAAACTGTTGGTATTCCGAAGAAACTCACTGAACTCGGTATCCAAGAAAAAGACTTTGACTTTGACTACCTTTCTAAGAATGCTTTGATTGATGCATGTGCGCCAGGCAATCCATTTATGCCAACTTTAGAAGAAACCATTGCTCTCTACAAAGAACTTTTTTAA
- a CDS encoding SP_0198 family lipoprotein produces the protein MKTKTFTLSIASLAILSLLAACGPKAQAPTQQSAQQSSTQQESSSSATTSASQPQASSSQDTTVAQPTNIDGTYTGKDENDQITLVVTGKTGTWTEVEPDGDKEIKQVSFEPENQRVIIGDDVKIYTVNGNQLIIDDMDREASDREVLTKQ, from the coding sequence ATGAAAACGAAAACATTCACACTTTCTATTGCTTCCCTAGCAATTCTTAGTCTTTTAGCAGCTTGTGGACCTAAGGCACAAGCCCCTACCCAGCAATCTGCTCAGCAATCATCTACTCAACAAGAATCATCTTCTAGCGCTACGACAAGTGCTAGTCAACCGCAGGCATCCTCAAGTCAGGACACTACTGTAGCTCAACCTACGAATATCGATGGTACCTATACTGGAAAGGATGAGAATGACCAAATCACTCTTGTTGTAACAGGTAAAACTGGTACATGGACTGAGGTCGAGCCAGATGGAGATAAGGAAATCAAGCAAGTCAGCTTTGAGCCAGAAAATCAACGTGTCATTATCGGTGATGATGTCAAAATTTACACGGTTAATGGTAATCAATTGATTATCGATGATATGGACCGAGAGGCATCTGACCGAGAGGTATTAACTAAGCAATAA
- a CDS encoding bifunctional folylpolyglutamate synthase/dihydrofolate synthase: MFEVEEWLHSRIGLNFRSGLGRMQRAVDLLGNPEKTYPIIHVTGTNGKGSTIAFMRELFVAHGKKVGTFTSPHIISIHDRICINGQPIAEEDFVRIANQVKEMEKTLLETHDQLSFFELLTLIALLYFKEQGVDLVLLEVGIGGLLDTTNVVTGEIAVITSIGLDHQETLGDNLEEIAEQKAGIFKAGKKAVIAKLTPEAELVCQNTARELTVDLYQAGRDFSLNAGDFSSSLASFSQLEISLEGVYQQENAALALETFLLFMASRGERVEEVLVRRALQETHWAGRLERIRPQIYLDGAHNLPALTRLVEFIQGKIQQGYQIRILFGALKRKDYQGMLGYLSKQLPEVELKITGFDYQGSLDEKDVVGYDLISSYGDFIREFEERANNQDLLFVTGSLYFISEVRASLVGSDEIS; this comes from the coding sequence ATGTTTGAAGTAGAAGAATGGCTTCATAGTCGGATTGGTTTAAACTTTAGATCTGGACTTGGACGAATGCAACGAGCGGTGGATTTGTTGGGGAATCCTGAGAAGACATATCCTATTATCCATGTAACAGGGACTAACGGTAAAGGGTCAACTATTGCTTTTATGAGGGAGCTGTTTGTTGCTCATGGTAAAAAAGTTGGTACTTTTACCTCTCCTCATATCATCAGTATCCATGATCGAATCTGTATCAATGGACAACCGATCGCGGAGGAAGACTTTGTCCGTATAGCTAACCAAGTCAAAGAGATGGAGAAAACTCTCTTAGAAACGCATGATCAATTGTCTTTCTTTGAGTTGTTGACCTTGATTGCCTTGCTTTACTTTAAAGAGCAGGGAGTGGATTTGGTTTTGCTAGAAGTGGGGATAGGTGGTCTACTTGATACTACTAATGTCGTAACAGGAGAGATTGCAGTTATTACTTCCATTGGGCTAGATCATCAGGAGACCTTGGGCGATAATCTGGAGGAAATAGCCGAGCAGAAAGCTGGCATTTTCAAGGCTGGCAAGAAGGCGGTCATTGCCAAGCTTACTCCAGAAGCGGAGCTTGTCTGTCAAAATACAGCAAGAGAGTTAACTGTGGATCTCTATCAAGCTGGGCGAGACTTCTCCTTGAATGCTGGGGATTTTTCAAGTAGCCTAGCGAGTTTTTCACAACTTGAAATCAGTTTGGAAGGTGTTTATCAGCAAGAAAATGCTGCCTTGGCTTTGGAAACTTTTCTTCTGTTTATGGCGTCAAGAGGTGAAAGGGTCGAAGAAGTGCTTGTCAGACGGGCCTTGCAAGAGACCCACTGGGCAGGTCGATTGGAACGGATTCGTCCGCAAATCTACCTAGATGGGGCTCACAATCTGCCAGCCTTGACTCGTCTAGTTGAGTTTATCCAAGGGAAAATCCAGCAAGGTTATCAAATTCGCATTCTTTTTGGCGCCCTTAAACGCAAGGATTATCAGGGGATGCTAGGCTATCTATCTAAGCAGTTGCCTGAGGTGGAACTTAAGATAACAGGCTTTGACTACCAAGGCTCTCTGGATGAAAAGGATGTGGTAGGTTACGATTTGATTTCTTCCTATGGCGATTTTATCAGAGAATTTGAAGAAAGGGCCAATAATCAGGACCTGCTTTTCGTGACGGGTTCACTCTACTTTATCTCAGAAGTCCGAGCGAGTTTGGTAGGAAGCGACGAGATTAGTTGA
- a CDS encoding DUF1292 domain-containing protein, producing the protein MSHDHNHDHEERELITLVDEQGNETLFEILLTIDGKEEFGKNYVLLVPVNAEEDENGEVEIQAYSFIENEDGTEGELQPIPEDSEDEWNMIEEVFNSFMEE; encoded by the coding sequence ATGTCACACGATCACAACCATGATCACGAAGAACGTGAATTGATTACACTTGTTGATGAACAAGGAAATGAAACTTTATTTGAAATCCTTTTGACCATTGATGGAAAAGAAGAATTTGGTAAAAACTATGTTCTGCTAGTGCCAGTTAACGCAGAAGAAGATGAAAATGGTGAAGTTGAAATCCAAGCTTACTCATTCATCGAAAATGAAGACGGAACAGAAGGCGAATTGCAACCAATCCCAGAAGACTCAGAAGACGAATGGAACATGATTGAAGAAGTCTTCAACAGCTTTATGGAGGAGTGA
- the ruvX gene encoding Holliday junction resolvase RuvX, with amino-acid sequence MRIMGLDVGSKTVGVAISDPLGFTAQGLEIIQINEDQGQFGFDRIKELVDSYKVERFVVGLPKNMNNTSGPRVEASQAYGAKLEELFGLPVDYQDERLTTVAAERMLIEQADISRNKRKKVIDKLAAQLILQNYLDRKF; translated from the coding sequence ATGAGAATTATGGGATTGGACGTCGGTTCAAAAACAGTAGGGGTGGCGATTAGCGATCCCCTAGGCTTCACCGCTCAGGGACTTGAAATCATCCAGATTAATGAGGACCAGGGCCAGTTTGGTTTTGACCGGATCAAGGAATTGGTTGACAGCTATAAGGTAGAACGCTTTGTAGTTGGTCTGCCTAAAAACATGAACAATACCAGTGGACCGCGGGTAGAAGCTAGTCAAGCCTACGGAGCAAAATTAGAGGAGCTTTTTGGTTTACCAGTAGACTATCAAGATGAGCGTCTGACGACTGTCGCTGCGGAACGTATGCTGATTGAGCAAGCAGATATCAGTCGTAACAAACGCAAGAAAGTTATTGATAAGTTGGCTGCTCAGCTGATTTTGCAAAATTATTTAGATAGAAAATTTTAA